AGCTTAGCACATATTTTGGCTAAACCATTTTTGCAAGGACTTTCATGATATCATCCATACTTGGCCTATGCAGAGGATCATCTGCCACACAATCCTTTGCCAGAAAAGATAAACATAAAGCCTCTGGAAGAGAGTAATCCTTCAGATTAGGATCCATGAAACTCCATAACCCTTCAAAACAACCACCTTCACTGGCCTCCCCCAACAAGAATCCCAGGGAATCTTTCATTGCTTTTCCATCAAAATTCTCCCTTCCTGAGATCAGCTCAAGCAATACAACCCCAAATGCAAAAATGTCAACTTTTTCAGAAACTGACCCATGCGAGAGGAACTCTGGTGCCACCAATCCTTTGGGAATCTCGACACCATTATTGCTTTTGCTGAGTGTGGCACTGGCAGCCAATGCCCTTCCAACATCTGCCAGTTTACCCCTACAGTCAGCTGTTATGAATATGTTTCTGCTACTGACATTCATGTGagcataggaaggaaaagaacaGCAATGTAAATAGTAGAGACATGTCGCAATATCAAAGGCAATTTGTGTCCTTTTGTACCAGTTTAGAGGATTGCATCGATCAGATAAGCAGTCCCTCAAGCATCCATTCTTAGGCAACTCAAACACTAAATAAGACCATGAATCATTGCTCTCACCATAACAAACACCAAGCAAGTTCACAATATTAATGTGGTTGATCTTAGAATGTAAATCAATCACCTTTCGTGTATCTTCCAACCTCATCCTCTTCACCATCACCTCAACATCATTGACTCTGCCCTTATATACAAAGTCACCTTCGCTACTGATGTTGTTTTCTTGACTGAAATTCTTGGTTCCCTTCTGGAGCTCCTCTATGGTGTAATTGAGTAAGTAGTACTTTATTCCAACAAGAAGATCCGGGGACAGGCACCAAGTTGTATTGCTTTTACCCGTTTGAGTGGATATCTGAGAGCTTCTAGTTGGCGACCACAAAGTGAGGGAGTTGGTCGGACTGAAGGAATgaacaacttcaatttttcTCAATCTCTTTATGTAAAATCCACTAGCAAGCAATGTTATGAGCAGCAAAAATCCGATAACACACCCTGCAATGTACAAATGGGATGGTTTTATGTATTGTTGTGACTTGTTCACTGGATTTGTAGGAAGAAAACCTGGAGGTGGAGAAGGAGAGTCAGGAAGATCAAGTATTCTGATTGGACCATCCTCTAATGGAACTAGAACAACTGTGTTAGGATAAACAGTTGACATGGAATTCAAGTTATTGACTGCATAAAACTCTCCTGGTGAGATTTGAAATTTTTGACTCACTTTGTCAGGATCATCTTCTGCTATAAGAGGGTACGTGACAAGGTACTTCACCTTCTTGCTCCAGGTGGAATTCTCACTGTCAGGACAAACACACATGAGAGGTACATGAAGCTCAGAACCAGCTTCTGGTTCATTACCTTGTGAGAGGTTTTCCTCAGCCAGTGTGAGACGACTTAGCAGCCCTTCAAAAACACCACAAGCAACCTCGGAAAAAGTTGTGTTGTCAAGGACTCTATAGCTTAAACTGGTTTGATAATACGTTCCAGAGCAGGTACAATTAACAGGAATAAGCACCTCCTTACCTTGTCTGAGTACAAGGGACAAAGAGGAAGATACGAGGTTGTTCTTTAGAAGCACCTCATCAGAGCTCTTGTTGAAGAGCTTTGAGACACTAGAAATGGTGTTGAAATTTTTGTTAGCTCTATACACCACGAATGTTTCGCATGAATCCTGCGTTGACTTGCAGCTGTACCTTGTTCCTAGCCCAATTTCATTTGAAGTACAATTGTTTTGGTTGTAAGCAGAGCACAGACCTAAGCAAATCCAAGCAACAAACCGCAGATAAAGCATAATTTTGTGGACAAGTACAAGACTTCCCATGAAGAGATTTCTCAGTCGTCACTGGTATAATGTTACAAAGAAAAATGCAGTGGAACAAAAGAAGAGGATGCAAAATCAAAGTGATAATATATTAGATCACTCTTGAGCTTGATTCATTAAGGGTATTCTTATGACTATGATCAATGAATGAATTACTTGGCTAGCCTCCAAATGAATATGACATTAGAGTTTGTCAACATGCGTGGTCAAATGCATAAATGTGGAAGAAGCCGGCAGAAAAATCAAATGGCTACTTAAGActaaactttaatattttgtgTAGTTGTTTCATGTTCTTTGTTCTATTCCTTTCTACTTGTTTCTTACCAAACGTATTCAATATCTTATGTGTTGTTTGTCACTATGTCAGAAACTTGGCCCTTCCTCTCATTCACACACGTTGCAGATTATCAATCAGCCAAtcaataatactttaaatatgcCAAACCAAAACCCAATTGCCAGAAAAATACTAACTGCACAGTGATTTTATTCTTATCAGATCAACTAAAAATTGCACAACATTTTAAATACAGGTTATGATATCTCTTTACGATGGAAAGTATTGAAATAATTACTGGCCTAAATATATTTGGTTGGAACTAGTTCAGTGCATGTCTCGTTAATTGATTTTAAtggattgagttaggtttaaaatcatatttattttaatgattaatgATATAGCGTCAATTTTCagattttaatattaactttttctatcGTCAATTGAGAGCGAAGAAATGACTATTATAAGaagaacaataataaaaaagacattgataataattttataattaatttaattttgaaatagcGAACTTTTGGTTTTGTCATAAAAACGGAGAAATCaacataattctttttataatcaTAGTTGAAAAGACTATAGTTACAATTTTATAACTAATTCAACTTTGGAATAACACAATTTTATAGCTTCAATTATAGTTATTTATATAACTAATTCCTTAATAACAATGAGAATTTAGTTGTATTatcttttatgtatatatttagtTCTATTgaataaaagatattataataataaactcCTGTATTATAATTCCGATAATTTAATTgcattaaaatatttcatagatttttatgtgtttatattaaataataagttGGTAGTAAAATACTTGAACATCAATATCAACCACTTTaagtaaaataactttttaaaatgaaaaaaaaacaaattttagagaataaacataatcaataaaaatgaaatagcaatttattttttaaaaagtctaaaattataatcatataataacataattttgctagaaaatataaatttatttatataataaaatttctttgTATCGTTAAAGAGTTAGTTTcgtaaaatagaaaatacatatttagcaaaaaaaaattcaaaaacaaaaaatgaggTACATATAAGCATAAACAAAACCTTAAAAAAGAATCTGTTCCTTAGTTATATTAAATCAATGACAAAAGCATTCAACAATGAcaagttttaaagtttaaaaaagtattataaaagattttatattactgactttttcatttctacattaaaaaagtgattataaaagaatttgataCTGGACCAAAATCTGAAATTATTTGAACGGTAACTCATTTTAGCGCGACGGACGGTCCGTTTTCacgtaaaatataaaaaaaattaatccgttttatttccaaaaatagACATATGAGTCCAATAGCATGCCAGACGGAGTTGGAAAATTCAATCATCCAATCCAATAATATGATATGGGAGTTAAACTGGTAGAATGGAATAGTTGTAACACCCCTAATTTTACATACACATTACACAATAGATTTGTTGTGTTTATCGGTTacatagtattttttttcaattcccTAAACAATTAGTTGACACAGAGTGTAAATAGTTTTAAATGCCCTTTTCCTCGTTTTAGAAACCATAGTATTAGGTTCTTCAGAAAAGTTTTTCTGGGGATACCTGAAGCTTGGTAGTGCTGGGTGAATCCTCTTGATGTAGCATAGCATCAAACTACCATAATAGTAACCTTTGAAGGGAGTAAAAATACTCCCTGAGCTCATCATTTTCAGCACCTTGTCTCTCAAACAGTTATTGTTAGGGAATTAGGGTTAGTGAATTAGGTTCCAGCACTAGGAAATGACGGTCGATACCGATTCCAGTTGCATAGGGGAGAAAGGACTGGTGACGAGGTCTTCCACAGAGACATTGTCGAAGAAAGTTGCTTCGAGCACCTCCGCCTCTCCAAATCGCAAGTCTGAGCGGTTTGAGAAAAGGTCTCCACGGTCGCCTGGGGGCGTGATAGATCCGAAGAGGAAGATGGAGACGTCGAGTCCATTGAGGAGATCTGAGAGAACGAGGAGCGCTTCTCCTTCTGATCCTTCTGGTTCCAGGAGTTCGGGTTCGGGGACGCGGCAGAAGAAGTATTGCACTGGGAAGCAGTTGTTGTTTGAAGCCAGCGAGGTTGGGGACGATGAAGATGAGGAACGAGGCGTGGAAGCTTCTTCGAGACCGAGAACTAGGAGAGTGACTGAGCGTGAGTATCTTGATCAgttacatttttgtttattttattttaaaaatgaagagcTAGGTGGAGTTCTATTATTGGATTTTACaagttacaattttaatttatacttaaaaatGAAGAGTTAGGGGAGGTTTTGTTATTGGATTTTACCAGTTTCAATCAATTATCAATGGCATAATTCCCTCCCACTAAATTTTCTGTCTATAAAGAATATCAATCACATGcagttttctctctcttgtaCTCACTCAGTTCGCCATGGCTGTGGTGCCTATATAGATGAAGATGGGACTTAGATGGTTATTATAGTTTGGATAATTGAAAATGTGGCTGACTGAGGTATTTAGTATGCTTTTTTTGTTAACATCTTAATTTTTGACTTGCAGATTGCCATGTGAAGACAAATGGGATGAATAGGTCAACTGAAGAAGGTGATGACGAGGGTGGGAGCAAGATTGATGGCTGTCTTAAAGGGAACTGTTTAGATTCTGCCAACGACGATATGGATATTGAGCTACCTGAAGATGCCACCGGTAAAGAGATGAGAGCTGAGCCTAAGTTGAGTGAGCCAGTGAAAGAACTGTCAGATTATGATGTGACTGTAAATCCATCGGTACCGTCTAATATTGCAAGTTGTGAGCTCAGTGGGTCACCTGAAAAGGTTCGGTTTGATTCATGCAAAGAGGAGAGATCACCAATTTCAGGGTCAAGGGATTTCAtatcaaatgaaaatttgattGGGAAACGTATTGAGCATGATAAGGATGAAAAATCAATATCttctaagagaaaaaaaacaatggTGGCCATGCATTCAGATGCTTCTACTTTGTTGGTGGACAATGACAATAACAGCTACTTGTTTGAGGATACTCGCCCGTCAAGGATATGCAGCAATGTTGTGGAGACCAGTGGGTCATGTTCCAAAAGGATAAGGTACTTTATTTTTTAGCAAATGCTAGGGAATTAATCAATCCTATTCTTGAATTAATGTGAAATAAGAATTTTAATCCATTCAATGCTCAGGCTAATTGGCATGTTTTATTGCTTTTATTAAGTTTAGCTTTCACATAGTTtcccttttttctctcttagaGGATATCTTTCTAtgtataataaatatactttttttgttttatgtctAGGAAGATGTGAGGTATCAAGTTGGATTTTTCTACACATTGTTAAGAAACTTGACCATTATAACAACCTAAATTTTAGTTTGTCTGTGAAAATTATTGTTTATGGGAAACGGGGGGTCCCATCCCTTTCACACCTCAGATACCgttgataataataaaagttgacATGCAACGGACAAGGGATAAGCTTATTTTGTTATCTCCTAAGTGTGTTTGAGTTGATTTTTTAGGCAGATCTCCTTATCAGATGTGAAAAAGGATCAGAGGAAATCGATCGATAATGTTGACCAGTCCCCTTCAAAGATATCTACTAGGAACAAGAAAGGTTAGTTGTTCCCATCGTTATTAAGTTTCAGTTTGTTATGAGTCTTCACAGTTCAATGACATGGATAAATAACAAGAGttaagagagaaagaaagagaaaattgaaatttcttagagaaaatgttatttggatGACTGTGTTGAATCTCTGTTACATTAGATATAACTACTCTTAGAGTGCTGAGCTAGCAACATAAACAATTAGTGAAAGCTGTCTATCGACAGCTGTCACAACTGACTTCTTAGTATTCACTCCAAGGACAGCTAAAAAGCTGTTTTCAACATATCATTCACACAGCTAGAAAAATTGTTGTAGTTGTTGACATTTCTCATCGGAGCTTGACATTGTCTGGTACTTTCTACTGGAAATTCTGTAGCTCTGTGGATAATGTCTTTTAATTCTTCTTTAGTTCAACTGCTTGTGTTTGTAACAGTATTTCTTGGTAAACCTAGAGATATAAAGAGACTATGCCAGTTCTCGGATAGCTCCTTATCACCTGAGGAGCCTAACCGCCTCAGTTGTATCAtaaaatttcatccaaaatGATGCCTATTTTATTCTCCTTTTTGTGCATTGAATGTAATTGCATCTAGGCATGACAAAGTGATAGGTGGTCCACAGTTAGTTTGAATCTCTGGCATTACCCTGGCCATTTGAGTTTAGAGGGGGGTGCTTGTGGAGTTCAGACGGAGCCACAGGAGTAATACAGGTGGCTTTTCCCATCTTTGGTGAAGATTCTGATATTTTCTATGGGTTTCCACTCATCATAGCCTATATACATTCtgctcttttctttttttcatcttcaaaCTGAATGATATATGCACAAATCTCTTTATTACCAGCCAAACTCCTGCTAATACAGCTCTGGTTTCCTGATCCCCAACTTTTAAGATTTGAGTTAACTTTTCCTTATTATTTTTCTGTCACAGCCCTAGAAATAATTTGCTTGATTCCCACACCCTATGCACAAAACATTTTTTCCTTACTGTCAAAAGGCACTCACATTATCTTAGTGGTCACAGAGTGACGATTTTTGGGCATCCCACCTCAACTGTCCTTTGTCCCGACAACAACACTGTTTGGTAATTTATTCCATGTGGATTGCAGTTCTTAGTTCTTATCATTTGTTTGTGTGATCAAATGTCAGACTCGGAGAGACCTCAAATGAACACTGTTGAAACTTACAAAATAAGGAAACAGCAGAGGAGCTTACATCTTTTACTGAAGCCAGAGATAGCAAATCTTTGTGAAATTCTGCATCTCCCTGTATGCTCTTGGTTTCTCTGTCATGTTTTACTTGCCATTTGTTTGTCCTGCTTCGTTGATAGTATTGCAATTTAAAATGTGCTGTTTAGTAATATTGATTTATGCcttcataatttttttgatttGATGCTATCCTCTCATTAAGTTCTGGATGTTCAGATAAATTACTAATCCTGTCATAAAGTTTGCAAAGGCTGTAGTGTGAATCTTTTGTAGGCTGTCTTCCAGTGATGTGGAATGACATAAGCGTTGGAAATGTGAAGTCGAGGTTTAAAAGGGTAGATCCAGGTTATGTTGAAGAACCTATTGACATGGAATATCGGATTTTGGTTGATAATGTAACATGACATTTAGAAATTTAACAGGATGTATTGCTAAGAGTGtaactaaaatgatgttaacgGGTCAGAAATGGTTGCTATGTGATCAGGCCAATAATTTTGGGATCCAACTATAGGTGTAGGcctatattatttgttttagacTGACAGCTACCATGAAGATCCATTTAGAAAACAACAATCAGTGTATAATTTTAACATAGCAAGGgggaaaataattaataagaacATTTCTCTGACATGATGCCATTCTTCTGGTCTCCCAAGGtttgttgttgattttgtttgattttattggAGTATGGAAATGTGTTGGAGGTGCAGTACATTGTAGTATTTGGGAAATGGGAGTTACTGAACAGATTCAAATAGTCATAAATTGGTTAGATTCTAGGAACatggatttattttttcataatatattttattgtctCTGACTTtgacttattaattatatagcTTTGAAGTCTTCTAATCCAACCCTGCATTGCATCCCCAGGGAATGGTTTTGAAGACTTTACGGCATACAAGTTTCATGATAGTTTATTTACTATACTTCAATCTGGGTTCTAGTATCAGTTTGAATTTTGTTGTATTTTGACATCTTTCTTTCATGCAGGATAATGTCAAAAGTATGGTTCAAGATTGTCTTGAATATACTATGAACAATTACCAGATCTGTACAGAACCATTGCCAATATTACAGGCTTTTCAGCTATCTCTGGTCAGAATATTTTcttacctttctttttctttttctttttcttttttgtccttatttattttccttttcagttTTCTTCGGCCAAGTTCTCTTGCTTGCTtgaaaagttttctttttagcCTTTTTATACATAACTGTTGGTAATCCCAAATCTCACTAAATCATAGAAGTGCATCACTCTTacaatttctaataaataagaataacatAATAATCCTTCATTCTGCACCAGTTAGCTTTTCTCTTTGGGAAAATCTAATACTTCATTGAAGCCTGTTGTTTTTTCATCTATTAATATTTGTCTGTTGCAGCAACCTAATGGCAGAAATCTTTTAGTCTGCACTTGATCTAACTGGTCAACTTCAAGCCTGTTGGTATTTTCTTAGTTAAGATTCTGATATCTGAGTAGCATCATCAGCTGTTAAAATGAGGCTAGGTTCAATCTTCAATCTTAACAACCTCTTAAATTAAGTGTAGAAAATTTAATTCTTAGGGTTTCCAAATGCTGAATTAACTGTGTTGTTCACTTGGTTAATATGTACAATTGACAAGCTTTTCTGtgtacttttaaaatttcagtGTTTGACAATTGCTGCTTTGCTAAATCACAAACTCAACTTTGAAGCTTCCCTTTTGCTTGCAAAGCAGCATTTGAATTTTGACTGCAAAAAAGAAATTGTAGAGGAAATCAATTCAAGGCTTTGGGATCTGAAGGAAAGTTTTTTATCGCTCAAAGGAAACCCTAATGTTGCTGGCTGTGCAAAGGCTTCTGAATCGTCAAGTGGGGTTTATTCATATATTGAAGTGATACCTGAGGATGAATTGGTAAAAGTTGATAattctataaatattaaaaccGTTCAGAAACGTAAAAGCCAGTGGAACAAGCTACTTCTGATGCAAAGGGAAGAGAggataaagttaaaaaaagatATTGAGAATGAAAATGCTGAAATTCAGAGAAGGCACCAGATAGAGTGGGAAGCTATTCGATCATGTTCTCCCAATGATTTGACTAAAGATGGAAAGCTTCAGGCTTCCAAAAGTGCTTACATGAAAAGAACTAGAGAATTGAATAGGCAGCAAGAAATACGTCTCAAGGATCTTGAGGTCAAGCAATTAAAGGCAAGGGTGATGTTCCAAGAGTCTTCAGAACCATATGAATTGTTAAACCCAATTGCTTCGAACAAACTTGGGACCATGGTCAAATCCTTACAGATTTGTGATCAAGCCCAACATCATAATGCTCCAAAAGTCCTTGTGTCTGATCATGTTGCTGAAGGAAAGGGTTCCAATGATACAGTGGAAGTGAAGGCAAGGATTGAATCTGGGGTTGGATTATCTGAAGCTCCCGATGCCAATGCCTCTGTTGTTGCACCATTCAGTAGCACAGTTGAACTGCAAACTCGTCTTGTTAAACATGCTGATGGTGAGATGGACATAGTCTCTTCAAAAGATGGACTAGTATCTGAAATTAAGTGCAGTAATATTGTTGAAAATGTATATGAAAGTCATGGAAATGCTATATCTAAACATTCCAAATCCAGAGAGCAACGTTCTGATGGAGCTATTAGAGTGCCAGACGGGGAAGAGTGTGTAAATTTTAATCATGAATCTCATAATGATTCTAGGCAGGATGCTGTAATACAGGTTCTTGCTTCATATAATGAAGACATATGTCACGGGGAAACACTAGATGTTCTTAGTGCAGAGGTGGCTCCTTCAGGCTGTAACACCAGCAGTTCTGAGAATGATCTTGTTGAAATTCCTTCTTCTAGGCAGATGGAACCAAATGGGACTACCCAGATCAAGCCTGTGTGTGGATCATCAATAGAAGTTGATGGTAATGGTTCCAATGATGGTGCAAAGAATATGGCCTTATTGAATTCTCAGTCATCCGAAGAACATATTCCAAGTGTAAATACCATGTGCACACCATATTGTGAGAATACTGCACAAATCCATGACGCTGATAACAATTATGGTTCAAAGAATGCTGACACTATGAACTCATCTTTGTATGATGAAAGAATTTCCTCCTGGAATTCAAAATCACCTCAAGATCGTGTCCATAATGAAAATGGCAAGCACACTCTAGATTGTGAAAATTTTGCACTTGATGGCAGTGGTTCagataattttattcttaattctCCTTTGGTTGATGAGAGAAATGCTGATAGGACCATAATATTACATAGAGATGCACATGTGGGAATACGTGAGGCTGTCAATTTGACTTCATCCACTGAGCAAATATCTGGAGGTGCAGTAAATGACTCAGTTTTTGATAGTGTGTTGTCAAAACCATATGGAGAGGATAGTTCCAGTAATAATAGCTCTGATGCTAATTCTATTCTTTCAAATCAAACTTCTATAGAGAAACAAAATCATGATGGAGTCTCATCAAGCATACCTATTAGACAAATTCCAGTCGAGGTGTCAGAAACTAATGAGAGGGCCATTGTAAATGTATTAGATGGGGAGGAAGCTAATTGGATGCCTGACGCTGTCAATTACCCTGACAATGTAATTCCTCATAATTCTTCATCCATGGATCAATTAGTTAATGTAGGTCCAGTATGTGATGGCAGTTTGTCATCAAAGACTTGTACTACAAGCCCAAGCAATAGCAAAGCCCTACCTGATGAACACGTTTCTGTCTTGATGCCAGAAAATAGCCTTGGAGAGGTTGAATTCCAATTGACAAACAATGTGGTTATTGATAAAAGTGCCACATTGGACCAGCAGGAAGGAGTATGTACAACCATGACTGAAAACAGTTCGTACCAGGAGACTCCAGTATCTAGACCTGTTGATTTTATGGAGTCTCTAGAACAAGTGCCGTCTTTATCATTTGTGGAGTCTCCTCCTGATCTGGATACTTCTAGAGAAACACGGAACTATGTAGTATCTACTGTTGTTGATGTTGTACAAGCTAATCAATCCATTAATGATTCACTGGTCATGGAGCCTCCACAGGAGGGGCAATTTCCTTCTGTGGGTTTCTTCTCTTCCAACTGGGACCTATCCAACTTTCCTTTGGTGACCAGAACTGAAGATCAGCCACACAATGAAGATGATCTCCTCGACCATGTTCCTGGAACATTAATTGAGATTCAAAATCAATCTCTTGTGCAACATCCCACAAATTCAGACCAGCAGGAAGGAGTGTGTAGAACCATGAATGGTAACAGTTTGTCCCAGGAGACTCCAGTATCTTTATCAGTTGAGGATCTCATGGAG
The Vigna angularis cultivar LongXiaoDou No.4 chromosome 5, ASM1680809v1, whole genome shotgun sequence genome window above contains:
- the LOC108322013 gene encoding lysM domain receptor-like kinase 4, encoding MGSLVLVHKIMLYLRFVAWICLGLCSAYNQNNCTSNEIGLGTRYSCKSTQDSCETFVVYRANKNFNTISSVSKLFNKSSDEVLLKNNLVSSSLSLVLRQGKEVLIPVNCTCSGTYYQTSLSYRVLDNTTFSEVACGVFEGLLSRLTLAEENLSQGNEPEAGSELHVPLMCVCPDSENSTWSKKVKYLVTYPLIAEDDPDKVSQKFQISPGEFYAVNNLNSMSTVYPNTVVLVPLEDGPIRILDLPDSPSPPPGFLPTNPVNKSQQYIKPSHLYIAGCVIGFLLLITLLASGFYIKRLRKIEVVHSFSPTNSLTLWSPTRSSQISTQTGKSNTTWCLSPDLLVGIKYYLLNYTIEELQKGTKNFSQENNISSEGDFVYKGRVNDVEVMVKRMRLEDTRKVIDLHSKINHINIVNLLGVCYGESNDSWSYLVFELPKNGCLRDCLSDRCNPLNWYKRTQIAFDIATCLYYLHCCSFPSYAHMNVSSRNIFITADCRGKLADVGRALAASATLSKSNNGVEIPKGLVAPEFLSHGSVSEKVDIFAFGVVLLELISGRENFDGKAMKDSLGFLLGEASEGGCFEGLWSFMDPNLKDYSLPEALCLSFLAKDCVADDPLHRPSMDDIMKVLAKMV
- the LOC108322021 gene encoding helicase protein MOM1, producing the protein MTVDTDSSCIGEKGLVTRSSTETLSKKVASSTSASPNRKSERFEKRSPRSPGGVIDPKRKMETSSPLRRSERTRSASPSDPSGSRSSGSGTRQKKYCTGKQLLFEASEVGDDEDEERGVEASSRPRTRRVTEHCHVKTNGMNRSTEEGDDEGGSKIDGCLKGNCLDSANDDMDIELPEDATGKEMRAEPKLSEPVKELSDYDVTVNPSVPSNIASCELSGSPEKVRFDSCKEERSPISGSRDFISNENLIGKRIEHDKDEKSISSKRKKTMVAMHSDASTLLVDNDNNSYLFEDTRPSRICSNVVETSGSCSKRIRQISLSDVKKDQRKSIDNVDQSPSKISTRNKKDSERPQMNTVETYKIRKQQRSLHLLLKPEIANLCEILHLPDNVKSMVQDCLEYTMNNYQICTEPLPILQAFQLSLCLTIAALLNHKLNFEASLLLAKQHLNFDCKKEIVEEINSRLWDLKESFLSLKGNPNVAGCAKASESSSGVYSYIEVIPEDELVKVDNSINIKTVQKRKSQWNKLLLMQREERIKLKKDIENENAEIQRRHQIEWEAIRSCSPNDLTKDGKLQASKSAYMKRTRELNRQQEIRLKDLEVKQLKARVMFQESSEPYELLNPIASNKLGTMVKSLQICDQAQHHNAPKVLVSDHVAEGKGSNDTVEVKARIESGVGLSEAPDANASVVAPFSSTVELQTRLVKHADGEMDIVSSKDGLVSEIKCSNIVENVYESHGNAISKHSKSREQRSDGAIRVPDGEECVNFNHESHNDSRQDAVIQVLASYNEDICHGETLDVLSAEVAPSGCNTSSSENDLVEIPSSRQMEPNGTTQIKPVCGSSIEVDGNGSNDGAKNMALLNSQSSEEHIPSVNTMCTPYCENTAQIHDADNNYGSKNADTMNSSLYDERISSWNSKSPQDRVHNENGKHTLDCENFALDGSGSDNFILNSPLVDERNADRTIILHRDAHVGIREAVNLTSSTEQISGGAVNDSVFDSVLSKPYGEDSSSNNSSDANSILSNQTSIEKQNHDGVSSSIPIRQIPVEVSETNERAIVNVLDGEEANWMPDAVNYPDNVIPHNSSSMDQLVNVGPVCDGSLSSKTCTTSPSNSKALPDEHVSVLMPENSLGEVEFQLTNNVVIDKSATLDQQEGVCTTMTENSSYQETPVSRPVDFMESLEQVPSLSFVESPPDLDTSRETRNYVVSTVVDVVQANQSINDSLVMEPPQEGQFPSVGFFSSNWDLSNFPLVTRTEDQPHNEDDLLDHVPGTLIEIQNQSLVQHPTNSDQQEGVCRTMNGNSLSQETPVSLSVEDLMEPLEEVRPLSSLESPPDQNTTIEMQNSLASSSVDTVPANVSTDNSLVMEPPEKEDQLPSASILSSNDGDLSILPTVTGTENQPSIEKNFRNHIPETSIEIQDHNGVQCASNVELDPASNMDLVSQELAGVRQQSSNTRDQSTLAEINNHPIQPASQSDSSIIQRLALDPFKCEMTRLHQLAEDNKKDFEERKLKLRQDFEKELRELYRKFDIKHKGNEVEVQKVRKDLDKQHNIVNINMKLAEACRVKSMDFTLSGAPSMHKDASSVQQLFQVASPQNATAPNVVARPSSREYSAASLQSSYATTTSQTTVPPIQAMYSTPGTFSVTSSRLPRINPLSSLLANVQTGGEIRAPAPHLHPYRTTTSVPASTFCTVLRGRPSQPAPGNIPVTSPPFSYQTPWPALATLPSVLHGGLWPPTLPASNPHTDPNSQHGIYLPNVRPDMPDLPTMNLSKCDKSSITPATSAHPATSSDVVCLSDDE